CAAGTTCGCCGTGGGCGGCGGCCGGGTCGTCAAGGGCATGGACCGGGGGATCCGGGGCATGAAGGTCGGCGGCCGGCGCGAGATCGTCATCCCCCCGCGCCTCGGCTACGGCAACCAGTCGCCCACGTCGGCGATCCCGGCGGGCTCGACCCTCGTCTTCGTCGTGGACCTGCTCTCCGTCGCGGTCTGAGCCCCCTCGCCCACCCGTCCCCCGGCCCTCCTCACTCCCCCTCCTCCAGCGCCTCC
The DNA window shown above is from Streptomyces showdoensis and carries:
- a CDS encoding FKBP-type peptidyl-prolyl cis-trans isomerase — its product is MTEPTKPVVERPEGEAPTELTFRDLVVGDGLEAKPGRVVRIHYVGVTFASGKEFDSSWDRGEPFKFAVGGGRVVKGMDRGIRGMKVGGRREIVIPPRLGYGNQSPTSAIPAGSTLVFVVDLLSVAV